A stretch of DNA from candidate division TA06 bacterium:
TGGGGTCTAGCAGAATCCTTCCATTGTTTAGAACAGTCCGAGAAGGCTACGACAAGCTATTGGCTTGGCGTGAGTTTTACGAAGCTCACCGCTGAACGAAAACTCGGCGTCTCGTGGCTTGCGTATGTCGACCATCTACACTCTTGCGGTGTCGTCATTACTTCGCCAGGGACACGCAAAAGGGGTGATTTCTTGGGTCGGGATCAGAGGGGTGCATGGCACGTGCTAGAGTCAAAGGGCCGTTCACACAATGTCGAGACACGTCTGAGACGGGACGCCAAATTCCAAGCCACGCGAGTAGACTCAGTCAATGGTGTGTGCCCCGAGACCCGGTCTGCCTGCATAGTGCGTCTTTTTGACGTCCCGTTAAAGATTGAGCTCATCGATCCGCCTAGCAACGATGACTTTTCCACGGTTTCATGGAAGATCGATGAACCTGGATACTTCCAAGACTACTATCGTCCGTTCATCGACCATTTGAGCGGCAGCCATACACAAACGGAGGTCTTCGCAGAACTCGCGTTCGAGGTAGCAGATGCTGAGCTGTACGGACAAAGCGTACGCGTGGGGTTACCCAAAGAAATCTATGAGCATCCAAGTAGAGCGCCAGAAGTGACCGCGATGCTGATCAGGAACCTTGAGCAAGAATCCGATGCTAAGGTGAGCATCGGTGCAGACGGAATTCTATTTGCTGGCGTCCTCCCCCAGTCCAGGGAGGTCGGCTGATGCCCTCGCAACACACAGAGGAGGCCTTCGAAACTGCCATCGAGAATCACTTGATCGCGGCTGGCGGTTACGAGCCCGGCGACAGGGATGCCTTTGATCGCGACCGAGGCATCGATCCGGGAGTCTTTCTTGCTTTTGTCCGGGAGACCCAACCCAAGGAGTGGGAGTATTTGGAGAACCTGCAGAAAGACAAGGCCGGGGAGACCTTGCTTGACGACCTGTGCCGTGCACTAGGCTCCGAGCACGAGGGATGTCTTTCCGCCCTGCGCCATGGATTCAAGTGCTTCGGAAAGCTCTTTCGTGCAGCCTATTTCGCCCCGGCGAGCGGCCTCAACCCGGACACGCAGAGACTCTACTCTGCAAACCACCTCACGATTACGCGCCAGCTCCGCTACTCGGACAGACACAGCAACACTATTGACGTGGTCCTGAGCCTGAACGGTATCCCGGTTGCTACAGCTGAGCTCAAGAATCCCATGACAGGCCAGACGTGTCGTGACGCCGTCGCACAATACAAGAATGACCGCGATCTTGTCGACCTCATCTTCCAGTTTAAGAAACGTGCAATCGTGCACTTTGCCGTGGATACGGACGAAGCGTACATGACAACGCGTCTTCTAGGCCGGAACACACGCTTCCTTCCTTTCAACAAGGGCTGCGGCACCGGCGCTGGTAACCCAGACAACCCCGGTGGCTACAAGACCGCCTACCTGTGGGAGGAGATTCTGGAGCGGTACAGCTTCTTGGACATCCTGGCGCGGTTCATTCACCTCCAGGTGGAAGAGAGAAAGCTCAGGGGGAAGCCCGTCAAGCGTGAGAAGATGGTCTTCCCGCGCTACCACCAGCTTGACTGTGTACGGAAGCTCGTCGCCGATGCACGGGGGAAGGGTACGGGCACAAACTACCTCGTCCAGCACTCCGCCGGAAGCGGCAAGAGCAATTCTATCGCCTGGCTCGCGCATCGGCTAGTCACTCTCTACGACGACAAGGACGAGAAGATTTTTGACTCGATTGTCGTCGTGACCGACCGAGTCGTGCTCGACCAGCAGCTTCAGAACACGATCTACCAGTTCGAGCATAAGCAAGGCGTGGTGCAAAAGATTGACATTGATTCTACGCAACTTGCCCAAGCACTCGCCACCGGCGTGCCTATCGTAATCACCACACTCCAGAAGTTCCCCTTTGTGACAGAGAAAATCGGTGATCTGCCCAAGCAAAAGTACGCCGTCATCGTTGATGAGGCCCACAGCTCACAGGGCGGCGAGTTGTCTACAGAACTCAAGGCAGTTTTGGCAGGAGCGGTCATTGGTGAAAAGGCTGAGAAGTATGTAGCTGCAGAGAGTCTGCCGGACTACGAAGAAGAGATCCTCCGCACCATGGTCAAGCGCGGACGCCAGCCCAATATCTCCTTTTTCGCATTCACGGCCACGCCGAAGTACAGGACTCTGGAGGTTTTTGGCCGGCCAGACTCAGATGGCAAGCCACTTCCTTTCCACCTCTACAGCATGCGCCAAGCGATTGAGGAGAACTTTATTCTTGACGTGCTTAAGCATTATACAACCTACAAGACTTACTATCGACTCATCAAATCTATTGAGGATGATCCGAAGGTGAACAAGCGCAAGGCTGCACGGGCCCTGGCACGCTTCTTGAGCCTACATCCACACAATATCGGCCAGAAGACCGAAGTCATGGTGGAGCATTTCCACCATTTCACTATGCACAGAATCGGAGGTAAGGCTAAGGCGATGGTGGTTACGTCGAGCCGGCTTCACGCCGTGCGCTATAGGCAGGCGTTCGACAAGTACATCGCCGAGAAAGGCTATAACGGTATCAAGACGCTCGTCGCATTTTCTGGCAGGGTGGTCGATCCGGACATCCCGGGTGTTGAATACACGGAAGTCAGCCTGAACGAGGGCATTCGGGAGAAGGAGTTGCCTGAGAAGTTCGCGACAGATGAATACCAAGTTCTAGTTGTCGCCGAGAAATACCAGACGGGTTTCGACCAGCCACTGCTGCACACCATGTACGTGGACAAACGGCTGGCAGGGATTCAGGCTGTTCAGACCCTCTCTCGCCTGAACCGAACACATCCCGGCAAGGAGGACACATTTGTGCTGGATTTCGTGAACGAGCCGGATGAAATACTGACTGCGTTCCAGCCTTACTACGAGCAGGCGCTCGTCGGCGAGCGCGTGGAGGCACAGCAATTGTATGAGCTCCAAGCCAAGCTGGACGCTCAGCAGGTGTACCACAAGTCCGAAGTCGAAGAGTTCGCCAGGGTCTTCTACAAACCCCGCAAGGACCAAACCGCGGGTGATCATGCCCGGATGAATGCGTGTCTCGACCCGGCTGTCAACCGTTACTCTAAACTTGAGGAAGAGATCCAAGAGGAATTCCGCAAGACGCTCGTAGCGTACCGGAATCTCTATGCCTTCCTCGCGCAGGTGATCCCATTCCAAGACTCTGATCTTGAAAAACTATACTCCTACATCCGTTTCCTATTGACCAAGCTACCCAAGCGTCGTGGACCTGTCTACAGTTTCGACGACGAGGTGGCTCTCAAATACTACCGGCTTCAGAAGATCAGCGAGGGTTTGATCGACTTGAAACCCGGCAAAATAGAAACGGTCTCAGGTCCGACGTCCGTTGGCACAGGTGCTCCCCACGACGTGCAGATCGAGCTTTCCCGGCTGATCGACATCCTCAACGAACGGTTCGGCACCGAATTCAAGCCTGCAGACCAGCTTTTCATCGACTCCATCCGGGAAGACGCCGCGGCGAACACAAACCTTCGCCAAGCTGCGCTCGCCAACACTATGGAGAATTTCGGATACGTTTTTCTGGAAGCGCTTGAGGGCCTCTTCATCGACAGAATGGAACAGAATGAGGAGATAACCTCTAAGTATATGAACGAGGAGGAATTCCGGGATATCGTCAGCAAGTGGCTCCTCAAGCAAGTGTACGAGCAAGTCCGTTCAGACGAGGCACAAACGGCAGATTCGTCCGAATCCGCCGGAGCTAGTTTCTAGTCTTGCTGAAAGAAGACCAGAAGACGGTATTTGACATTTCGTGGAGATTGCTGAGTACCTGATTCTGAAGGTCAGGTGCGGTTGGAGGGCGCTTGCAGGCTACCCAGATGTCAATTATCGTTGCTAGGCGATTTTCAGGAGTGCCAGAAACATAATCTGGAGCAAAGGGTAAGTGGGTCAAAAGAAGCCGCGTTACATAACAAAACAGTTGTTCCTCAACAGTGTTGTTTGCCCGGCCTTGGGGTGGCTGATGAGGATTGAGCGCGTCTCAAAGCCTGCAACCATGGGAGAGAAGTTCCGAATGGAGCAGGGTCTCGAGGTCGGCAAGAGAGCCAGGGAGCTTTGGCCGGACGGAGCTCTAGTTGAAAAGGAAGACCTACAATCCGCAGTTGAGAACACCGCTGCGCTGATGGGTAACCCTGCTACTCAGGCGATTTTTGAAGCGACATTTATGATAGATTCGTACATAGCCAAAGCCGACATATTGGATCGGACGAAGGATGGGTGGCATCTTGTTGAGGTCAAGTCGAGCCTGAACGACAAGGCAGAATTCATCGGCGATATGGCCTATACTGGGATGGTTGTTCAGAGATCAGGGTACGGTGTCTCAAATGTGTCTCTAATGCTGATTTCGAAAGAGTTCCGCTTGGGTATGCCTAACGAGAGCCTATTCGTCCAGGTGGATCATAGAGGAGAAGTTCTTGAAGCCATTGATGGGTTCGGCCTTTGCTGGGAGGAGATCGAAAGGATTACCAGACAGCCAGAAATGCCAGAACCTAAACTCCAGTTTGAGTGCCGCACTTGCCCTCTGTTCAAGGAGTGTTTAGGTAAGAACGTGGAGAATCCCATATTCGAGATTCCCCGAATCAGGCAGGCCAAGTTTGCCGGACTGGTGGAGCAGGGGATCATGTCCATAGAGGGCATCCCGAGAACCTTTTCGCTCACAGAGAATCAGTCAAGAGTGAGGGCTTGTGTCCAGTCAAAGAAGCCCTTTGTCGCACCAAGCTTAGCCGGGGAGTTGGGATCTGTCCACTGGCCAGCCTTCTATTTGGACTTTGAGACAGTACTGACAGCAATACCTCTGTATCCAGATATCGCACCTTATGCGCAGATTCCGACGCAGTACTCCATCCATAGGTGCCCGAAGCCGGGTCAAGTTGACGAGCACTTCGAGTATCTAGCTTCCCCACAGGAGGACTGCAGAAGAGAGCTCGCAGAGAGACTAATTGAGCATCTCAAAGGAGAGGGAAGTATCATTGTTTATTCCAATTTCGAAAAGACTATCATTAAATCTCTCATTGATGTTTGCCCTGACCTCTCTCAAGATCTGAGTTCCTTGATTGACCGAATGGTTGATCTTCAAGCGATCATCAGAAGGAACTTCTACCACCCAGATTTCCACGGGAGCCTGTCGATAAAGAGGGTGCTCCCAGTCCTGGTGTCCGACCTGTCTTATGAAGCCCTGGAAATAGGCGATGGTGATGCAGCCATTGCGACTTTTGCGTGGCTGGCACACGGCAAGTTTGACAAGAAGGAGGCCGAAGCAGCGAAAAGGAATCTGCTGGAGTACTGTAAACAAGATACGCTGGCTATGGTTAAATTGCACCAGCGTTTGATCGAATATGCCGCAGGTTCGGGCCTGTGAGTCTCGCGTTGACGGAACCCGTGAATCCACGATGCCCTGCCGGGTTCGGATAGCTGGGGCACTGGACACAATTCCCCCGAACCGCAACGGTTCATCCCTCGGGGACAGGCATAAACTTATAAACTTTTGAGGCTATCTGTACGCAATCGTCCTCATTATAGCCGATTTCTTCCTGTGGGGAAAGATGGTTGATTTGGGGTAGAAGGCGGCGGGGTTCTTGGCGATTTCTCCGCTTTCAAGGTGCTTTGTAGGGTCTGGGGCTCGCCGTCCTTCGGCCGATTTGCAAGGCGCATGCTCGCACTGAGGCGCCTCGGCGTTCCTCCGAGGCGAGTCGAAGTGCTCCCCGGACGCAACCCTTTCCATAACCTTTCTCGTTGTGCGGCTATTAACCGGGAACCTTCAAATATCAAGGAGTTATCAAAGAGCAAGCCGTTCCGGCCGACCGGAAGCGTCGTCAAGATACATTTGTCTCCTGCAGTGCCGCCTCAGGCGCCGTCAGCACGTGGAAACCAAGCTGTATAAGCCTATCGAGTTCCGCCTCGGACGGATCAGGGATAGCCCAGACCAGTAGTTGGCGAGGGCGAGAACTGGCGACATAAGCCAGCCGAGTAGCTTCAGAGGCAGGATTATCGAGCCACATTGTCCAATAACCATCACTTGTTCCGCGTGTATCAAGGGATGACACCAGCATCAGCGCTTCCAGTGTTTCCCCTTTGACGTTGTGAATTGTCGTTATCCGCAACTGTTCATGAGCAGAGGAATTTGATGGGAAAGCCCTCAAGACTTGGTTGTTGCGTTTCCCCCGTGGCGTGGAAAATAAGGGCAACGACTCACCCGTTTTGTTTCTCGCAACCAAAGGAGGGAAAACGCAGTCTGACAAAGTTGCTCCGAATATACTGACGCTCTTGCTGAGGTGTTCATGCATTCTGTCTCTTGTGGCCTGGGTCCAATCTGTCCAACTTTGCTCCAAGTTACTGAGTCGCGCATCTTGGCAACATTTGCACAAGGTTGCAGCCAGAAACAGGCGCCATGTCAAGGCAGAATCCATGGATTCGGGCCGATAGTACTCTCGGGCATTGGTCGATTGCTTCGGAAAGAATTTCTCGGTTACAAAGCGTCCGAAGAATTTGAGTGCATCCTCGGTCGCTTGACGGCATCCTGTCTTCCAAAGGTGGACGGCTATTGCCAACCTTTCTTGATAA
This window harbors:
- a CDS encoding type I restriction endonuclease subunit R produces the protein MPSQHTEEAFETAIENHLIAAGGYEPGDRDAFDRDRGIDPGVFLAFVRETQPKEWEYLENLQKDKAGETLLDDLCRALGSEHEGCLSALRHGFKCFGKLFRAAYFAPASGLNPDTQRLYSANHLTITRQLRYSDRHSNTIDVVLSLNGIPVATAELKNPMTGQTCRDAVAQYKNDRDLVDLIFQFKKRAIVHFAVDTDEAYMTTRLLGRNTRFLPFNKGCGTGAGNPDNPGGYKTAYLWEEILERYSFLDILARFIHLQVEERKLRGKPVKREKMVFPRYHQLDCVRKLVADARGKGTGTNYLVQHSAGSGKSNSIAWLAHRLVTLYDDKDEKIFDSIVVVTDRVVLDQQLQNTIYQFEHKQGVVQKIDIDSTQLAQALATGVPIVITTLQKFPFVTEKIGDLPKQKYAVIVDEAHSSQGGELSTELKAVLAGAVIGEKAEKYVAAESLPDYEEEILRTMVKRGRQPNISFFAFTATPKYRTLEVFGRPDSDGKPLPFHLYSMRQAIEENFILDVLKHYTTYKTYYRLIKSIEDDPKVNKRKAARALARFLSLHPHNIGQKTEVMVEHFHHFTMHRIGGKAKAMVVTSSRLHAVRYRQAFDKYIAEKGYNGIKTLVAFSGRVVDPDIPGVEYTEVSLNEGIREKELPEKFATDEYQVLVVAEKYQTGFDQPLLHTMYVDKRLAGIQAVQTLSRLNRTHPGKEDTFVLDFVNEPDEILTAFQPYYEQALVGERVEAQQLYELQAKLDAQQVYHKSEVEEFARVFYKPRKDQTAGDHARMNACLDPAVNRYSKLEEEIQEEFRKTLVAYRNLYAFLAQVIPFQDSDLEKLYSYIRFLLTKLPKRRGPVYSFDDEVALKYYRLQKISEGLIDLKPGKIETVSGPTSVGTGAPHDVQIELSRLIDILNERFGTEFKPADQLFIDSIREDAAANTNLRQAALANTMENFGYVFLEALEGLFIDRMEQNEEITSKYMNEEEFRDIVSKWLLKQVYEQVRSDEAQTADSSESAGASF
- a CDS encoding DUF2779 domain-containing protein; the encoded protein is MRIERVSKPATMGEKFRMEQGLEVGKRARELWPDGALVEKEDLQSAVENTAALMGNPATQAIFEATFMIDSYIAKADILDRTKDGWHLVEVKSSLNDKAEFIGDMAYTGMVVQRSGYGVSNVSLMLISKEFRLGMPNESLFVQVDHRGEVLEAIDGFGLCWEEIERITRQPEMPEPKLQFECRTCPLFKECLGKNVENPIFEIPRIRQAKFAGLVEQGIMSIEGIPRTFSLTENQSRVRACVQSKKPFVAPSLAGELGSVHWPAFYLDFETVLTAIPLYPDIAPYAQIPTQYSIHRCPKPGQVDEHFEYLASPQEDCRRELAERLIEHLKGEGSIIVYSNFEKTIIKSLIDVCPDLSQDLSSLIDRMVDLQAIIRRNFYHPDFHGSLSIKRVLPVLVSDLSYEALEIGDGDAAIATFAWLAHGKFDKKEAEAAKRNLLEYCKQDTLAMVKLHQRLIEYAAGSGL